The Glycine soja cultivar W05 chromosome 6, ASM419377v2, whole genome shotgun sequence genome has a window encoding:
- the LOC114415418 gene encoding NAC domain-containing protein 2-like: MASELELPPGFRFHPTDEELVLHYLCRKCASQPIAVPIIAEIDLYKYDPWDLPGLATYGEKEWYFFSPRDRKYPNGSRPNRAAGTGYWKATGADKPIGQPKPVGIKKALVFYAGKAPKGDKSNWIMHEYRLADVDRSVRKKNTLRLDDWVLCRIYNKKGTIEKLQPSSDVAHSRNIESSEIEDRKPEILKSGGGCLPPPVPVPAPPQATAKTDYMYFDPSDSIPKLHTDSSCSEQVVSPEFASEVQSEPKWNEWEKSLEFPFNYVDATLNNSFMAQFQGNNQMLSPLQDMFMYWPNKSF, translated from the exons ATGGCATCAGAGCTTGAATTGCCCCCAGGCTTCAGATTCCATCCAACGGACGAGGAGCTGGTGTTGCACTATCTCTGCCGCAAATGCGCGTCGCAGCCAATCGCCGTTCCCATCATCGCCGAAATCGACCTCTACAAATACGACCCCTGGGACTTACCCG GATTGGCTACTTACGGAGAGAAAGAGTGGTACTTCTTTTCACCACGGGACCGGAAATACCCAAACGGTTCGAGGCCGAACCGGGCGGCTGGCACCGGTTACTGGAAGGCAACCGGGGCGGATAAGCCCATTGGTCAGCCCAAACCGGTTGGGATTAAAAAAGCTTTGGTGTTTTACGCAGGGAAAGCTCCTAAAGGGGACAAAAGCAATTGGATCATGCACGAGTATCGTCTCGCAGACGTAGATCGCTCCGTTCGCAAAAAGAACACCCTAAGG TTGGATGATTGGGTGCTTTGCCGTATTTACAACAAGAAGGGCACGATCGAGAAACTGCAACCAAGCAGCGATGTTGCTCATAGCCGAAATATCGAATCCTCGGAGATCGAAGACAGGAAGCCGGAGATTCTGAAAAGCGGAGGAGGTTGTCTTCCGCCGCCTGTGCCGGTGCCTGCGCCGCCGCAAGCGACGGCGAAGACGGATTACATGTACTTCGACCCGTCGGATTCAATCCCGAAGCTGCACACGGACTCGAGCTGTTCGGAGCAGGTGGTATCGCCGGAATTCGCGAGCGAGGTGCAAAGCGAGCCCAAGTGGAACGAGTGGGAGAAAAGCCTCGAATTTCCATTTAATTACGTGGATGCCACTCTCAACAACAGCTTCATGGCCCAATTCCAGGGCAATAATCAGATGTTGTCGCCGCTGCAGGACATGTTCATGTACTGGCCCAACAAGTCCTTTTGA